The nucleotide window GCCGTGGCGAACATCGCCCTGAACCCGGGGCAGAACGTGGAGGAGATCTACCGGCAGACCAAGGAGCTGGAGGTCTACCTCCCCGCCCTGGAGCGCCAGCCGGACGCGTGGACGCTGGCCGTGAAGGTCAACGACTCCGGCGACGACGAGTTCCTGTTCGGCGGGCCGGCCAACATCGCCTTCGACCGGAACGGCTACGCCTGGGTGGCGAACAACGTGGTGCAGGGCACGCCCGGCTCGGCTCGCTGCATCATGGTGCTCCAGCCCGACGGCAGGCCCGCGGACGGCCGCCACGGCGCGCCTGTCTCGCCCGTGAGCGGGGGCGGCATCCTGGGCGTGGGCTTCGGGGTCACCGTGGCGCCCGACGGCAATGCCTGGGTAGGCAACTTCGGCTGGGGCGATCCGGATACGGACTACCCGAAGCACGGCACCGTCTCGCGGATCGATCCGCAGGGCCGGGCGACTTCGCCGGAAGGAGGCTTCCACGGCGGGACCGACCGCGTGCAGGCCACGGTGGCCGACCACGACGGCAACATCTGGCTGGCGAGCTTCGGCAACGACCGCGTGGTGGTGTTCCCCGGCGGCGACGCCGAGAAGGCGTTCGGCTACCCGCCACTGGGCCCCGCGCATCTCGATCCGGCGCCCGGCGTCGGCACGTTCGGCATCGCCATCGCCGCGGACGGCGGCGCGTGGGTCAGCTACAGCGGCGGGCTGGGGTGGCCGCTGGAGATGCAGGCGCAGAGCTGCGTGTGCCGCTACCGGATAGACGGCGGCACGCTGCGGCTGGACCGCACGCTGCCGCTGGGCTCGGTCACCAAGGGGATCGGGATCGACTCGGAAGGAAACGCCTGGGTCGCCTCGGGCGGAGACGACACGGTGTACATGGTGAGCCCGGACTGCGAGACGTACGCCGGGTTCACCGGCGGCGGGGTCAACGGGCCGTGGAGCGTGGCGGTGGACGGCGACGACCACGTGTGGGTGGCCAACTTCGGGCCGATGGGCCCGGCCCACCACCACCCGCATACCGCGCTGTCGCAGCTGGCCGGCATCCGCCCGCCGCCGGGGCTGAAGACCGGCGACCCCATCTCGCCCCCCAGCGGCTACACGCTGCACTCGGCCGGCGACCAGGTGTTGCTGCACGACCACAAGCCCCTCAACGGGCCCGGCGGCAAGCCGTGCTACACGCCGCTGATGCGGATGACGAGCTGCGTGATCGACCAGGCCGGGAACGTGTGGGCGCTCAACAACTGGAAGCCCGACTTCGCCACGGACTTCTCGGCGAAATCGGGCAACCCGGGCGGCGACGGGATCGTGATCTTCGTGGGCATGGCCAAGCCGCCCCGGCCGGCGTACGCTCCGTCCGCGTAGAAAGCGCGGGCGCGGAGACGTTGGCGGAAGAGTCCTCCGTCGGCGAAATCGTCTGTAGATGACAGGCATTGGACGGTTCGGCCGACGATGGCGCGATCGACCGGAGCCCCGCACACGGGGGACGCCGATCCCGTCGACCCGGACTACATCACGACCGTGTCGGTGGGCTCGCCGGGGCGATTGGGGTTGCCCATGGGCGGCTCGCCCGCGGGGTCTTCGTCGCCCGAGGCGGGCGGTGGAGACTCCGCCGCTTCGTCGGACGGCACGTTCTCGGGGTGGCAGGTGACCTCGCGGAAACGCTCACCGTTCTTGACCTCTGGGAAGTCGAAGAAGAGGATCTCGCGCTGGCCGGCCTCCACGCGCACCTGGCGCTCGTGGCGGTGCGTGGTGCGGCCCAGCACGCGCGCCGTGACCGCCACGTCGCCCGCCGCGTCGCCCGTGTTCGCCACTGTGCAGCGAACGCGCAGGCAGGCGTCGAACAGGCTGCTGCAGCTCTCGTCGCTGGTCACGTTCTCGATCTCCCACTCGGGCGCGGGGACATGGACGGGTATCGGCGCGGGCTCCACCGTGGCGGCGCCGCGGGCCAGCGAGTCCAGTGCGGGCACCGTGTCGCCCCCCGCCCCCCGTCGCGCCACGCCGAAGCCGCTCGCCATCCCCAGCGCGTACAGCACCGCCGCGACCGCCACGCCACCCGCCAGGAACGCCAGCAGCCCCACCAGCGCGCCGCGCCAGCCGCGACGCGATCTCCCTCCCGCCGCTCCGGCCGGTGCTCCACAGCTTGGGCAGTGCGCCGCGTTGCGGGAGATGGAGTGCCCGCATTCCGCGCACGGCCGCAGCGCCGTCGCCGCGCCCGTGCCCGCTGCGACGGCGCCTCCGGCCGATACGGCGCCTGCGGTCGATGGCCCGACGCCCGCGCTCGTCGCCCGCTCCGCATCTCCCGAAGGCAGGCGGGTAGATGCGGCGAGCTGCGTGTGGTCCGCAGATGCGACGCCGGGGAACGGGAGGGCGATGCGGGGCGCCGGATCGGGCGCGCGGCCGTCGATGGCGGCTT belongs to Longimicrobiaceae bacterium and includes:
- a CDS encoding serine/threonine-protein kinase, yielding MSGFESLLAGRTLGGRYLIEALIGRGGMGAVYRATDERLGRAVAVKVVSPPGGTTAATRDSLRSRFQREARAAARLHHPNVVTIHDFGTDTALDLDFLVMALLQGDDLATRLARGPAPSAAEAAAILRGAARGLAAGHRAGLVHRDVKPGNLFLCATEDGTAADVRVLDFGIAQVAQDDGGTVTHFTQLGQAPLSPAYASPEQLRGETPLTPAADVYGLGAIGHQLLAGERAFTEDEVRRIAAGERVRLAGSGDADSPLAGPVGQVIVRALAHDPAERFPDAGAFLDALEAAIDGRAPDPAPRIALPFPGVASADHTQLAASTRLPSGDAERATSAGVGPSTAGAVSAGGAVAAGTGAATALRPCAECGHSISRNAAHCPSCGAPAGAAGGRSRRGWRGALVGLLAFLAGGVAVAAVLYALGMASGFGVARRGAGGDTVPALDSLARGAATVEPAPIPVHVPAPEWEIENVTSDESCSSLFDACLRVRCTVANTGDAAGDVAVTARVLGRTTHRHERQVRVEAGQREILFFDFPEVKNGERFREVTCHPENVPSDEAAESPPPASGDEDPAGEPPMGNPNRPGEPTDTVVM